The genomic window TACTTATCTAAAGAGCTATGTATAACATTGTGTAATCCACATACTTCGTCAATCTTGTATTACATGAGCTTTACCCGATCCCATCACATGATTATCCATAACCATTAGAAGTAGGTTTTTAAGAGATATCATGACTCATCAAATTTACCAACTAAAGGACAACGGGTAGGATGAAAATCACAATAAAGACTAGTATATAGATGATTTAGAAACTCATGCATGGAGCATATATGCTCCATCTCTAATACCTAGTGGCTTTTCACACTATGTGAACCCCCTTCAACCAGCTTCTTCTACCTTGTATATCAAGTTTCAATTTTGTCTTTCCAGGAGAGCATGAAAACAAActaaattatgttaattcaaCTCTTATAACCGATACTCATATATTTAAAGTTAATTCAATAAAGTTTTTTTTGATACAAGACAAGTTAAAACTTACACACTATACTAGTACATGGGCGAATTTGTAGATCGAACCTTGATATCAGGGTCTACTACTTGAACTCAATTCAAtggaaattaaagattaaaaatttatttaagtactataattaaataaaagcataaaagcctagggatttttattattttgacccaaaaaatatatataaacccaCTACTTTTTGTGTAAAATTTGTCTCtcaaagcatatcttctaaatCTCTCAGGTTTGAATCTTTCattaattttaattctcaatCATGGATAGTAATGGATGCTAACACCATGACATAAGCAGCCGTGAAGTCGAAAGATGAAACACGAAATTTGAGAGTTTAGAATGAAAGTAGCCATATTCCAAATTATGGAGAAAACAGTTGAGCAAAGCTAGTTTGTAGTATGAAAGAATGTAAATGCAattttcatcaatgtttacatgTTGAAACCTGATATGTTATACTACAGTTGAAGTATGAAACCAAGTCTGGCATCACAAAGCAATTGGAACCTGTAGTTTATAAGTTGATGAAGCATCAAAGTAGATGCCATTTGTCTGAAGTTTTAATGCTGTTGCAATCCGGAGCTTTTGGGTGTTAAAACAGGAAAATGGGCTTTTAACAATCAAAATTCCATGTCGAAAAAAAtgtcaagatttttttttttttaaattgatatatttgaaaATCACATTTATACCCATATCTTAGTATATGTGTTAGACACCGATACATTAGCAGCCGAAATTGCCAAGACATTTGTACAAAGACAAGTGGTGCTGACCAAAACAGGAGTTAGAATATTTTTAATGCAGCCATTCGGTTGGTGCAGTCAATTAGTTTTCAACACAAGACAAAAAGGTTCCTATCATTTTGTGTACTAGTTTGTGGCCATAGATGCGTTGAAATTAGGTTGTAGCAGCGTGATTCAGAGGTGCCAAACATCGACCAGTTGCTTCTTTCAACTTAGCAGACTTGAAATTCAAGAGATTTTTCAATTGCATCATCTGGAAGTACAATTATAATAGTGGCTGTTCATGTTCTAAACCAAAAACTGTAATCAAATTATGCTAATAACACCCCAAATATCGATGGAAATAGATTAGGATTTTAGATGATAATAGAGATTCTTTTGATGTGTAGTCCACTTCTCGGCCAGCGGCCAGCAGCCAGCATTGATGCTTAATTACCCAACAAAAATAGCAATTATTCaatttccatttttctttctttctttatactATTTACCATCTATGACAGCATCTCTTGTATTTTTTCAATTCACCTGTCACTTCCTGCATGATTTTCAATTTCTTCTCAGAACTTTTCCACAATGATTTCATCTGAACTAGACAAAGTAAAATATCCGCACTTATCGGCGTGATTCTAGTATAAACTTCCATCAAATAttcaatctcatacacattctTTGGTATAGCAGTTAAAAAAGcgacaaaattattttttagcttcaaatttacagtttttgttaatttgataaaagttatacaaaattttgaaattaaaagtttttatattttaaacaaaaatttaaaaataatatattatttgaaaatttatgaaaaaaataaactctttaaaatttaaagtataaattcatttttttaaattaaaataatgaaaaaaatttcaaaaacatattaTTTATGCCTTAAAGGGTTATTAGAGCTGTTCATAGACCGTGCTTGACTtgacttattttattgtttaaaaataataataaaatataacattgtacattaatatttttaataatgaatttaaatatataataacttattatttttaaacagtaAAATATGTTATTTACGCAAAAAGGCtcaatgttgaaaatttttttgaggtTGGGCCTTGACTCAATCTAGCCCATAAACATCTCTAATAATATAATTAGATGTTTTCAAACGTTTGAGCTATTCAGTCAATCCATATTAACTCACATttgaacaaatttttaaaaaaaaatcattcaaattatttatatataaaaaattatttaatttaattgtaaagtatatgaaatattggtgtaaataatttttaaataacgaTACAAACTAAGAAttagattgaataaaatttaaatatactaCGTAAATTTATTTTGTTCAAAATACATTATAATAATGGTTGGAAAGCGATAATAAGACTTAATTTAGCATTGCTTCACAGTTTTTGGGTTAAACAAACACTTTTGAGTAAAAACTAAATTTTTCTGTTTCTGCTTTTGGttaaaaatttgcaaaataattttttgtctcaaaaacactttttgtCTCAAAAGTGCTTATTAGAAGCAATACTAAACTGACCCTAAATCGTATTTGAACAAGAATTGAAAAGATGTTGGGACTTAGGATTGGGTGtggtgcgtttagcttattttttgtctcacgctactgTATTTAATCTCACCGTCACCATTATTTTTACACTGACCGCAAGTAAATGTActacccatccaaactcaccaaTAGAAGGATTGGAGATGAGAATGAGGTGATAAAAGGAATTTGATAGATTAGAAGTTGAGCAGGAAGCTGATCTTTAAGGAATACCGTTACCTTCCAACGGCGAAGTTGACTGCTTTTCCCAGTAGAACATCTTTTGTCAAACTCTGAAGGTGTCAAATATATGGCTTGCGATGGTTGGTTAGCTGTATCTCTAAACATGAAGATAGGAGTTTCAATGCTGCAGATCTTGTAATCTGATTGTGTCCGTTGCTTGGCTTTGAATGGGCGCTCCTCTTGCTTGAGCACCGTGTGCTGTTTTCCATGGTCTGATGGGTCGGGTGTTTAAGCTTTGGAGTTTCTTGCCATTGTTATTATCACCTTTGGTTTGGTGGTTTTGTGCTTCGGTGTGCTTCGATGGTGTCTTTCTTATATGATGTGCTTTGCATAAATTTGGGATGATTGTGATGCTTAGAGTttgcataaaaattaataaagacCATATTAGTTTCATGTATACTTAAAATTAAGTCTTAAAATCGAAACTCATAATTCTCCATAGTAATTCTGTTAAAAAAATTTGTTCGTACAATCTTAattaaaatggtcataacttgaggCCCCAAACTTAAAATCAGGTTATTCATAGTGCGATTCAAAATTAAATGACGACTCTATAATTGGCCAGAAGACATATTGACTTAAAAATGTTTGGACCCATTCAGAAATACTTGTGtcaactgattttttttaaacttgaaaattggtagATTTTGtgaacttaataaatttcaaCTCATTCGTAAAAATtgtgttcttttctttttctaaaagcataataattttttagcccttcaactttacaaaaaatgTCATGTTAGccttccatttaatttttcaccttttttaacccttaaacttgtattttttgtcaaatcaccctaaaatgaataggaaaattaACATTTCTTAACTTTGCTGACGTTGCATACACATGACTGCCACATGGATGACAtgtcagcatttaattaatttttaaagttttaaaattcaaaaatataaaaactatttttaaaaattaaaattttaaaaaatatataaaaaatatttttataattttaaaaatttttaaaaattaattaaataattacgtGTCATCTATGTGACAATCCACGTGTATGCCATGTTAGTAAAGTTAAAAACGTCAACTTTTCTACCTACTTTAAGgttatttgacaaaaaaatataaattcaataactaaaaaaataaaaaaaattaaataaaaaactaaaataacatttttttggtaaaattggaCAGCCAACAAATTATTATGCCTTCTCAAAATTAAACTAGGTCCTCATAGTAGTAGTGTTTGGTAGAGAATTGTTTTATGTATTGTATATTGTTTAAAATagttatatgtttttataaatataatgatatcataatacatattttttatactacttattttaatattattattttttataattatttttgggttaatatactatttggtaCTTGAGCTATTTTTGTCCTCATTTGGTACTTAAGTTTAGGTTAAATGTTCACTTTGATACCcggattttttaaatttgatactTGAGGTTTTTTACTAGAGCACAAGTGGTAAATATTAATAACGTCACATGACGTTATTTGGTTTAGACATTAAATTAAACACTGAAACTAAACTCAAGTACCAActtgagaaaaaagaaaatctggaaattaAATCCAAACTTaggtaataaataatatattgttttttagctcaattaaatttcaatagtttaaaagaaaatatagacAAGACACACCTTTAATTCGTAATAAGGAACAATCAAGTGCAATGAATCAGACCATGACACAACACCGATTCTTAACTGGTCAGATGGACTGGTTGGACACTGATCTCAATCTATGTTTGCAAAAATCACTAAGATATGATGGAagagaaattttaatttatcatgTTACATAAATCTCAGATCACATGGAtttcttaaaagaaaaagaagatacaaaatgaataaagaaaattgatAAGAAATGATGTCTCCTTGGCTTTGATGGGACCTGCAACTTTATGCTAATTTCATTCAGGTTTCACAAAGCTGCCTTGTGCTATCTTGAATGTCCAATTATGTGTTGTTTAggaagaagccttggaaacatccTTGTTGGATCTATTGTACTTCATATGGCTCTTAACTAGTTGCCCAGCTGCAAGTGCCGACATAAGTGATAGCTCCCCAGCAAGTACAGCGCCTGCTACAACGGCCGCCAGCATTCTAGAGTTTGCTCCAGCTGACTCTTTGCTCGCACCTTTCACCCCTAGCAGGTTCAAACAGGCTGACTGTGATGCAAGCTGAGTTCCACCACCAACAGTACCAACCTAACAACATAAATCAGATAATAATTAGACAATATTGCTCATCAAAATCCCTTGTATATGTTTAATAATCAGACGGCTACACAATCAATTACCTCAATAGAAGGCATTGTGACAGAGATGTGAAGGTCCTTGCCATCATTAACAGCTTCCATCATTGTGATGCAGTGAGAGCTTTCGACATTTTGAGCTGGATCTTGGCCAGTAGCTATGTAGACTGCAGTCACGATGTTGCTGGCATGGGCATTGAATCCACCCAAAGCTCCAGCCATGGCTGAACCAGTCAGATTCTTAAGCATGTTAAGCTCCACCAGAGATTCAACAGTAGTCTTCAAGACCTTCCTCACAACATCACCCTTAATTATGGCCTCGCACACAACAGATTTGCCTCGCCCTTCAATCCAGTTCACTGCAGCTGGCTTTTTGTCGGAACAAAAGTTTCCTATATCCATCACAAGTCCATAAATTCAGTGATCtagttccaaaaaaaaaaaaaagaatagtatTTATATAAGTCTACGAAAAGTAAGCTCACCAGAGATGCCCATGACATCCATGTCTGGGAAATCAGTTTGAAGGAAATCCAAAACATTTTGGACTCCCTTGGAAACCATGTTCATCCCCATAGCATCACCAGTAGTGCAAGTGAATCTCAAATATAGATTCTTCCCTGCAATTGCACATTTGATCCCTTGCAGCCTACCAAATCTACTCGATCTGCAAGACACCCAGAAAtccaaaatttttcaacaaactAGTACTACAAAATACAAATattaacttgatttaaatattACGTTCTGGAATCcagaaaaataaaatccaaacaaACCTGTTAAAAACAACAGCCAAAGTGTCGAAATTGTCAGGATCCTCCAAGTACAACTTCAGATCAGCTGCCCTTTTAGCTGTACCGAACCTTACAACAGGAGCTCTGGTCATCCCATCTCTCAATAGAGTACTTGTAGCTCCACCGGACAAATGAATAGCTTTACAACCCCTATTAGTGCTAGCCACCAAGCACCCCTCCGTGGTTGCCATAGGAACTGAGTACTCTCTTCCATTAATCAACAAAGGCCCTGCAATTCCCACGGGAATCTGAACGTACCCAACCGGCATCTCGCAACACTGCCCTAAAATAGACTCATAATCAAATCCATCCAAAGGCAATCCTTCTAATGACTTCCCTGTCAGTCTCTGCAATGCTTCACGCCTGATCGCTGCCGCTCTCTTACAATCACCTAATTTCGATTCCAAAGAGTACGAAGGGGTCGTTCCCGCCACAACGGATTTAATTATTTCTTCGTCTTCCTCGGTTAAAACTGTCACAGGATTTTCATCCAACACTTTCTGAACAGTTACAATCGGTGCCGGAGGAGGCAAAGGAGGAAGTGAGCAATCAAGAGCTTGGCCGCAAGGGACTTTACGGGCGTCTTTTTTACGAAGCAAAACATCAGCTACCTCATCATCGTCCTCAGAGTTCCAAACTTCAGTCTGCGGTCGGAGAATCAGAGACTGAACAAAGTCAATCCCGAAGAACCCCAGAAGGTAAATAAAGGAAGCTACGAAGGCGAGAATGGCGATGATCTCAGAAAAGGTAACGACGCTGAGAGGCGTGGATGTCCGGATCTTTTCACGCCAATGGGAAAGAAGGAAATAAACTGCAGAGAAGAAGAGGGTGAAGAAGACAGCATTGGATAGATGCAAAGGAAGCGGTAATGCATCGGAGGCTTTGGTGAGATCTTCGTCTACTGAAACCGTCTTCGTTGGCTTCAGAGATTGAACCGGTTTAGTCGATGATCGCCGGCCGGCCTCCATTTTGGATGGGTGTTTGTGGCTGGGGAGCGGCGAGAGTGAGAAACGGTTCCGGTTCGGTTTTAAGAGGCTGAGTTGAGTGGAGAAAGGAGAGGTGGCGAAAGAGTATATATAAGGTGGAACATGGGTGGAGAGCAGACGTGAGAGCGCGTGAAGCAAAATGAAATATGACAAAGGGGCACGTGAGGGAAAAGAGACAATATTGGGCACGTGGGCAATGCATGTTGCAAGATTCTTGGGTGTTTCATTTGGGGTCAAAATCACCACACTATTATTTTAACTCACTTTCATGTTCGACCCCTaatttggatgtttttatttttcattttataattaccaatggtatttgttttttattttattcttttaaattattcaatagaaataaataaaaattttaattttcaaatgtttGAGCCAACTAGATTGACATTTATATATTTGTACTTCTTTCAAAGTTAAAAATGATATAGTTATATAAAAGATATTAgaaatacatattttttaaataaaaaagttacattaacgaataattaattaaattagagatTTCTTGATTAATTGAGGTGTACGATTAGATCTGtcaaaatatgattattcttgatgTGATGGAGAGAAAGAGAGCGCAAATCATCTCTTCTTTCAATGCAAATTTGTTGGTGGATTTTGGTTAAGGATTTTTAGTTGATGGGGTATTAAATGGAACTACGTTACGAATTTTGTTTTCGCTATGTAGTGATTTGAAATTTACAGGGCTCCAAAAAAGCTTATGGTTGATATCGATTTCGGCATCATGTTGGACAGTGTGGTTGGCATGGAACGATAAAGTGTTCGACAAGACATTGACGACTCTTGATACAATGCTGTACCATTCTAAAATGAGATCTTTGATGTGGGTAAGGGTAGTTCATGAAGATATTCGATTTATGGAGGGATATTGGTGGTGTTGGCCAGTGAATTGTAGTTCTCTGAGAAGCACAACAAACAAGATTGTTTATCATTGGGAGCCACCTCCTCCTGGGTGGATGAAGTTCAACGTGGCAAGTGTAGCATTAGAGGACAAAGCGGGTTGTGGTGGGGTATTAAGAGACGATAAAAGAGTTGCTTGTGTTTTGTTCTATGGGTCGATAGTGACTAGGGGATCGAAAATGACTGAGATAATAGCCATTAAGGCAGCGTTGGAACTGTTTATTGGTTTGGGTTGGCATGTGGAAATCccattaataattgaatttaatttgtgtgtTGCTTTAGAGTGATTGTTGAAAAGGAATTATAGGCCGACATTATGGAATCTATTTATTGATATAGACTGAGGCATTAACCAGCTGGTTTGAGTTCAATTCGTATTTTTTCACCGGCAAGATAATGATATGGCTGATGCTCTGGCGAAAGCAGGTATAACGAGACATTCGTTATTTAAAGCCTAGtggtgaattttatttattgtctaTTCGTATTGTTGGAGTGGAGATTATTTGTCTCAGGTCGAGTGTTTTTCAGAGTGTAAGGTTACTTTGCGAGTTTTGCGAGTGTaaggtaaatattatatttatgattACTCTTTTATTAAACTTAATATATGCATTTTACTATCTCTCACCCTTCAGccttctattaattttaaaaatattgttaatagaagtaattttagaataaaattaattttattctgaatatatatattattagaaCTCATAATAATTAAgtactcattttttttatttaaaataaatattaaattttaaactcaataatatttcaaacctaaacaaaatttgaaaatatcaaaaagtggcataataaaaaaattgtctagatatacttttttttaaatataaatcaactTAATCAATACCACTATACACCAGTTAACATTTCCCTAACTATAATATTCTTTTTTCTCGACACTTCATAtggtttatttcaattttaagaaGAATTCAACAAAGTTGTGCCATTTGAATAAAGAAAACCCTAATTTACATGTGTGCATGAACTACTCAACTTAATTATTGAATGCTCTAATTTTGGAAATGGTCACTTTGACTGTTTTCTTGTACACTTCATCCTTTGAAAAAAAGGGCTATTACTTTAAGCATGTATCTTTGAAAAAACTTAACATGAATTTGTTGAAaccctaaaatatatatatatttgtatataataatCGATAATTGGGCAAAGTTAGCTCAAGTGATTCAAACCTCCACAAAAGTCCATGCATCAAAGTCGAAGTGTTCGTGAAGAAACAACCATTCAGTCAATTCTGAATCACAATTATTTAATGCTGGTAAATTAAGGTGACTATATCTTAAAGACTTCCAAATTTTAGTATATTATATATACAAGGTTTACCAGCAaacttgtaaaaataaaaaataaaagaaaaaaggtaaGGTTTCTTAATTTAGTGAGCAAACTTTTGATTTAAGGCATCTACTTTTGTTTTTGTTAAGTCATATGTTGCAACAATTTCAACAACATTGTGAGGCATTGTATTTATGTTTTGACAATTTCAACTTGGTTTATTATAAGAAACAAGATATTATAACTTCATATTTCGTGAAAGTTGCCAATCAAGATGATTGAGTAATGCAAGGGATGATTTAAGTCAACTTCATCCATATTTTAAGAATGGTTTATCGTCATTTGAAGTTACATTGACGAATTTCTTTAAAGAGTTTTTCATCCTCAACTTTAGAGAGAGGGGGAGAGAAATTTATCAGATTTAATTCCACTCCTGCGAGTGTTCAACGAATGGCTACAATGATTCTTTGATTGATTGAGTAGTAATTAGAAGTTGAATTGGGAATCAATAGTAGATTTATTCTTTGGGTAAGGCTCATGTATATAGGTAACTAAGTAAACATTTCTAGTGTGCGTGTGCTTGCATTCTTCACTTGTGGTTTCTCTTGTTAAATGTGTATGATCTGATACGTGAATCTCATTTTGACACTTATACAacatgttagagttgtgtgacccaaattcctgttaaaataaaatacaagtggcgAGATAGGAAGATCTGCGAGGGTAAAGGTCGAGGCTTGAAGTGGAATCCgtatagaagtttacttcctctatttgatatttgatttgaataaagtgttttaacattactgcattacttctattagattttgattaaaatatggtttaaaaaactataaatagaCCTAGTCTATACCCCTCTTGTatcattcaaattcgacataataaattttcttctcctctactcttgttttttttaaaaggattttcacataaaattctgtatgttctattttctctttctttgcaacattcaattttcacacaagcaaacttttttttttcaactggTATAAAAGCCTAACACCAAACATACTTGGTGCAATCTTGTGTTTGGTTTAATAGCCATTAATTCAATGAAAGAAGGAACTTCTGTTTCTTGATTACCCTTTTTAAATAAGTCAAACTACTACTAGAAAGCCTATATGAGAGTTTCATTAATAATATAGATGAAGGGAACTCAGAGTTAGGATGTCGAAATCGTACTCACAAAGACTAGTAAAAAAAAAGCCATTttttagtaaaacaaaacaaaataaaaaaaaatgggacttttgaaatttaaaattaaaaataaaaaaattaaaattaaaattaccaaaagagaaattaaaaataaagtttgagaAATCAATATAATTAAAATCTAGTTAAAGGTAAAATCTCAATTTTGATTCATGAATTTGATCATCAATGCAAAGATAATCTCTATTTCTTTGATAAATTGGTTATAGTTACTGATGTCACACCTAGCAACCAATCTATCATTTCCTTTTCGATAACCGAGAGGAAGCTCATTGAAATTATCTTCCTTATTAACAAACAACCTTATAGTGaatgtaataggcccaatttgcccagGCCCGTcaataaaataaaacccaaaaaaataattaaacagtcCAGTTTACAACCCAAAATTAATCTAATCATCAGCCCAAATACCCGCAGCCCAACACAAAGAATCAGAAACCCTAGCCTTAGCTACTGCTGGCCGCCGCTCCTGCCTCTGCCTAGCTCCAGCGCCGCACGAGCCACTCCCCACGCACGTAGCAGTACTCACACCAGGGACCACGCCGTACGCACGCCCGCGCACATCCGTACCTGCAAAACAACAGAGCAACAACGCAACAAAGGCAGACCAAAACAACAGCACACGCAGAAACAGATGAAAAAAAATAGCACAACAAATTGAGCGAAAATTGTAATagcagagaaaaaagaaaaacaaaaatagggATTTTGTATTTCCTttttggctatataaagccattacGAAAAATTGAAAGGGGGAATACCCACGCATATTGTATCAAAAACAcgaaatcaatacaaaaaaaaggTGATTTTTGAATCGTTCTCTTGCTTcttctgttttcttttttcttttggggTTTTCTTTTCGGTTTTGTTTGAttcatttttttgaataaaagaaaagagaaggaaaaggGAGGAGAGCTTACCTTCGCGGGTGAGCCGATGACGCCTTCTTCTCCTCTGCGAATAGGAGTCGAACGGGCGGAGGCTAGGATCTGAAACggcatagaagggaaaatgagaAACGGCGCTCTCCTTTCCTTCTGCCAAACTGAATGAAGACCTTAGATTTAggggtttttttagtttttaaaagtttaaagcttcgtaaaacggcaccgtttggtGCTTGTGACCCAGTGACCCAACCCGAATGCGGCTTGATCCGCGCGTCTTGGTTGGGGAGGGGATATTTTCATGATAGGTCCCTCTTATTTCATGCAGTAGTTCAAtctggtttttttattttttaatcttggCCGTGTAATTTTCTGCTGATTTCACTTCGACCCTTATTGAAACGCAGCATTTTAAGGGGTAGGGATTAATTTCCCTTTGACCCCTCTTTGTTGCTCGCGTGTTCAATGTGTTTCATGCCctcatatttattttgaattggcCCTTAAATTTCAACCTTGATTTCAAATTAGCCATTCTattgtttttactatttttattatttttattactatttattattatactgctatgtacctatttatatattattttattatactattattttttttaactgtttcataatacatatgtacatacgtgatatattgtttattttagactatacatatatatattttacacatataactttcattaaaattatttttacctcacctACATATGATAGATTtcctttaattataattatttatcttAAAGTTGTCTTgtaaatatgttaatatatttttaagtcaacattttcttttacatacatataattattttcttttaaaaaataaaataaaaaaacctactTCATATGTTACTTGTTTCAACCtttctatatattattatgtatgtatattatttggtatattatatattttccttatgtatttgctttaaatttgCTTCGTTATTATATTCTTTAtatagtatttcttttattttcctttaaatcCATTGCAAACTCGTATGTATATACATTATTAtgacgaaattctatgcatatAATTTATTGTACATTGATAAATTTGGAATCGTCCCCTTTGcatgtttctttattttactcTAAAACTTATTATACTTTGTTTGTATTGATTTGCTTGATGTTCCTTAAAATTCATTTGCTTTTAATGTTAATATTTGTAATACGTAATGGGAGATAATTGCTCTTACGTAGATTGTATTGTTTGCTCATACATCTCGTTTCTTTGATATTCATTAGTATACGTCTTAATTTACGAATAATCAATTCGCATGGTACATTATTATACAATcgtttttattcatttaaaagatTACAAATTACAAAGTTATTTCATTCAAAAGAACTTTCAAAAATATTCGAagtttggaatcctcgagagaattgagccctaatgtattgggttccaattttcctcgtcgaatctaaataatcgaaaattttcaaacatacaaatttcaaataaaaacccattctcgggaattcaacacgttgtgtcctaacgcattggatatgacgtgttattttctcgagacaaGGATTTTAAGTAAAGGCAATCTTCGATATTTGGGAATTtggtgaaatcgaaccctaacttactgggttttgatctTCTcttttgacccaaataatcaaatacccttctcaaaatgcataagtTTTAAAGGTcaagagataaatttaattttgaagatttaaaatgttgcactctaacttactgagtgtgacgatttatttctttgaaataagtgaatctcatcgtctaattcattttatccaaaagaaaaggatcgtattttaaaatcttttcaaaatttcgacattaagacactaaacaatcaattcggtaccaattttgggcgttacgagggtgctaacccttcctcgtgcgtaaccgactcccggacctgttttctcaaaatttgcagacctaaaatttattttaatggtgacccggtcacaccttaataaaagatcggtggcgactcccatttctatttttaaaagtcgatctccgttttttttaaaacttacaaAAATCGGTGTCGACAGTGAAGCATgtcatatttaatttattaataccTTGAAGAACTAGTGAGACCCAATTCTAACCAATGAACACACACAAGTAGTTCTCATTCAAACCATATTACTTGCCcacataaaaataaattccaTACTTTGA from Gossypium hirsutum isolate 1008001.06 chromosome D12, Gossypium_hirsutum_v2.1, whole genome shotgun sequence includes these protein-coding regions:
- the LOC107942380 gene encoding 3-hydroxy-3-methylglutaryl-coenzyme A reductase 1-like, producing MEAGRRSSTKPVQSLKPTKTVSVDEDLTKASDALPLPLHLSNAVFFTLFFSAVYFLLSHWREKIRTSTPLSVVTFSEIIAILAFVASFIYLLGFFGIDFVQSLILRPQTEVWNSEDDDEVADVLLRKKDARKVPCGQALDCSLPPLPPPAPIVTVQKVLDENPVTVLTEEDEEIIKSVVAGTTPSYSLESKLGDCKRAAAIRREALQRLTGKSLEGLPLDGFDYESILGQCCEMPVGYVQIPVGIAGPLLINGREYSVPMATTEGCLVASTNRGCKAIHLSGGATSTLLRDGMTRAPVVRFGTAKRAADLKLYLEDPDNFDTLAVVFNRSSRFGRLQGIKCAIAGKNLYLRFTCTTGDAMGMNMVSKGVQNVLDFLQTDFPDMDVMGISGNFCSDKKPAAVNWIEGRGKSVVCEAIIKGDVVRKVLKTTVESLVELNMLKNLTGSAMAGALGGFNAHASNIVTAVYIATGQDPAQNVESSHCITMMEAVNDGKDLHISVTMPSIEVGTVGGGTQLASQSACLNLLGVKGASKESAGANSRMLAAVVAGAVLAGELSLMSALAAGQLVKSHMKYNRSNKDVSKASS